A portion of the Manihot esculenta cultivar AM560-2 chromosome 2, M.esculenta_v8, whole genome shotgun sequence genome contains these proteins:
- the LOC110610169 gene encoding uncharacterized protein LOC110610169, which produces MAHHTTRRRILACPDPASNSPSMDPTLKNLTKPTSSHPTNKNLDHIIHSKPFYMSNPLSKLNSNRKFGAITQKPTKNPPPPCVDSHLQAKSLTLSADFDGSRLSLVKPKHQYSKKLESIVDKGSRIKATKEGSDEKVKKVSSEGLVDKKKIQEMAVNEKKKEISSIVKANKEVKDLTEGLDIKRMTVSLGGGRRRSFCGSQVELADFLAHNGAKVVSVDMPPYMQIHAVDCARKTHDSLEKFTSKTLALTLKKEFDGVYGPAWHCIVGTSFGSFVTHSVGGFLYFSMDQKLYVLLFKTTVQRAE; this is translated from the exons ATGGCTCACCACACCACCCGCAGGCGCATCTTAGCATGCCCAGACCCCGCTTCCAACTCGCCATCCATGGATCCCACCCTCAAAAATCTCACCAAACCCACCTCTAGTCACCCAACTAACAAAAACCTAGATCACATAATTCATTCTAAACCTTTCTACATGTCAAACCCCTTGTCAAAACTCAACTCAAATCGTAAATTTGGTGCAATTACCCAGAAACCCACCAAGAATCCACCTCCTCCTTGTGTAGATTCCCATTTGCAAGCTAAATCTTTGACTCTTTCAGCTGATTTTGATGGCTCTAGGCTTTCACTCGTCAAGCCAAAGCATCAGTACTCAAAGAAATTGGAATCAATTGTGGATAAAGGGAGCAGAATCAAAGCAACAAAGGAAGGTTCTGATGAGAAGGTCAAGAAAGTTTCATCTGAAGGGTTGGTGGACAAGAAGAAAATTCAAGAAATGGCAGTGAATGAAAAGAAGAAGGAAATATCTTCCATAGTGAAAGCTAATAAGGAAGTTAAGGATCTAACTGAAGGGCTTGATATTAAGAGGATGACAGTTTCATTAGGTGGTGGTAGAAGAAGATCCTTCTGTGGCTCACAAGTGGAGTTGGCTGATTTTCTGGCTCATAATGGTGCTAAAGTTGTGTCAGTTGATATGCCACCATATATGCAGATCCATGCTGTTGATTGTGCAAGGAAGACTCATGACAGTCTTGAAAAGTTCACCTCCAAGACCCTTGCACTCACTCTTAAGAAG GAATTTGATGGGGTTTATGGGCCGGCATGGCACTGCATTGTGGGGACAAGTTTTGGATCCTTTGTGACTCATTCAGTTGGAGGGTTTCTGTATTTCTCAATGGATCAAAAGTTGTATGTTCTCTTGTTTAAGACTACAGTACAAAGAGCAGAGTAA